The DNA segment CATCTCGTACAGGCGCTTCCCTTCACTGGCGGAAGGCTTCTCCTCCTTCGCCACCTTCGCCTTGCGCGGGGTGAGATCGACCTTGATCGAGCCGAAGCCTTCCTTGACCGGATCAAAGGCCGCCAGCTCGTACGGGGTGAAATACACGCTGTGGGTCAGGGATGCCTGATCCGCCGACTTGATGCCCCAGCCGAGGCGCATCTGCATGACGCCGTCCTTCATGTCCGGCAGGCCGACGAACACCGACTTGCGGTCCTGGGAAAGATACACGCTGCTGGCCGTCATCCACTCGCTGCCCGGCTTGCCATCCAGCTTCAGGTGCGGGGAGCCGTACTTCGACGTCCTGCGGTAGTTCCACCGCTCCACGCTGAAAACATCCGGGGAGGAGAGTGACTCTTCGTCGAGGGGCACGTCGAACTCCAGCAGAACTCCTTCCTGGGTCGCCGTGCATTCCTTCAGCACCGCCCCGGCGTTCTTCGTGTGACGGAGCCTCGCCAAGCCGCTGACGCGCGTGGCGGTGGTCCCGAAGTTCTGGAAGCCGGTGACGTAGAGTTGGCCGTCCGCGGGATTCATCGTGCCGTTGAGCGGAGCGAACTCCAGGTCGCGGGAGATCGAGATCGCCGCGCCCTGGGGTTTGGTGAATCGATCGCTGAAGAGGATCTGGAAAAGCTCCGGACGGTTGAAGCCGATGAGGATACACTCGCCATCCAGCGGGCCGAAGCGCGGATCGTTCGCCCAGACCTGGGTGACGGCGCTGGGGTTGACCGGATGCGGAATCCAGACAGCCGGGTCCGTGATGGGCGCGGGGTATTTCTCCTTCGGCAGCATGTCCGCCAGATAGCCGTAGTAGAGATTGTCCCGGATGATGTGGACCGGAGTGGAGGGGACGTAGAATCCCTCCTGGTCGCTGGCGGTGACGAGACCGGTGACCGGATGCACGCCGACGAACGGCTGCCGCAGACCCCAGCCCAGCGTCTCCACCTTCTTCCCATCCGCATGGACCCGCAGCACCTTGCCACTGTCCTGGGCGAGCGTCGGGCCGCGCTGGCCGCCCTTGCTGATGACGAAGGAACCATCCGGAGCGAGTTCCATGGAGTTCGCATACTCGCGCGTTTCCGCCGTCTGGCCGAATCGGTTGGAGAAAAGCTGGTGCTCGTCCGCCACCCCGTCGCCGTTGTGGTCCAGGATCCGCCAGATGCCGTTGCGGTCGAAAACGAACAGACCGGCGTCCATCCCCGGCAGGTTGCGGTGGACGATGCTCAACGGCTCATGGAGGCCGGAGGTGAAGCGTTTCCACTCCACTTTCTCCAGGTCGCCCTTGAGGCCGGAGATGAGCCACACGTCACCATCGAAGGTGACCGCCGCGGCGTCTCCTTTGTCATTGAGGAAGGCGATGTCAGCGAGTCGCGGGTTGCGCTTCCACGGGTTGTCGAGCGGCAGCGGGATGTCATCGAAAACATAGAGATCCGGTTTTGCTGAAAGCGTGCCGGAAGTCGTGACTTTCCCCGTCCAGGCGGCGGGGCGCTTCGCGGAAGCCGCCTTGGCAGCGGCGGCCGCAGGAGCGGGGAATGCCACCTGGATGGTGACGGCTTCCTTTGTTGCCGGGATGACGAGATACCGCACCCCTCCATGCTCGCGGACCGCCAGTTCCTTCCCGTCGGAGGAGGTGATCTTCCCGGGAGCCGCCGAGCCATCCACCGCGGCGGACAGCGCCACCGCGAAGTCCCGGGCATGCGGTGCGAGTTCGAACTTCCGCACGAGAAATGTGCCACCCTTTTCTTCCGACAGGCTCAGGGTTTCGGTGACTTCGGTGCCATGGATGTCATGGCTCAGCCGCGCACTCCCATGATCCGGGAAGCGGACACGACGCAATCCCGCCTGATCCTCCGGCAACGGACCTTTGCCCACCTCATGTTTCGTCGGACCGGGTTTCCTGGGATCGGAGAAGACGAGCTTTTCACCGGAGCCGGCGACCACCTTCCAGCCCTCATAGATCCCGTTGGCCAGGAATGGCGTGCCGATGGGCTTCGGTGCGTCCTTCTGCCCTTTGTCCACCTTCTGGGTGGCGTTGATGTAGGAGATGGTGGACATCGACTCATCGGTCACCGCCGCCTTGCCCGCCTCCCCTTTCCACACCAGCGCAATCCTGAGGAGGTCCGTGTCATAAGCGGCCCACACGTCCTGCCCCAGGTTCAGGATCAGTGCGCGCGGCACGAGGTTGTTCTTCGGAAACGCACCACCGACGGCACGCGCGTCGAGCACGGAGGAGAAGAAAGGGAAGTCCTTCTCAAGCCAGGGAGC comes from the Luteolibacter sp. SL250 genome and includes:
- a CDS encoding c-type cytochrome; its protein translation is MSRTLSRISHTFQMLEGSRRFSRFGLFLISSGLGLQVGAVCAQTGEDITSGNLSAPGDWAPWLEKDFPFFSSVLDARAVGGAFPKNNLVPRALILNLGQDVWAAYDTDLLRIALVWKGEAGKAAVTDESMSTISYINATQKVDKGQKDAPKPIGTPFLANGIYEGWKVVAGSGEKLVFSDPRKPGPTKHEVGKGPLPEDQAGLRRVRFPDHGSARLSHDIHGTEVTETLSLSEEKGGTFLVRKFELAPHARDFAVALSAAVDGSAAPGKITSSDGKELAVREHGGVRYLVIPATKEAVTIQVAFPAPAAAAAKAASAKRPAAWTGKVTTSGTLSAKPDLYVFDDIPLPLDNPWKRNPRLADIAFLNDKGDAAAVTFDGDVWLISGLKGDLEKVEWKRFTSGLHEPLSIVHRNLPGMDAGLFVFDRNGIWRILDHNGDGVADEHQLFSNRFGQTAETREYANSMELAPDGSFVISKGGQRGPTLAQDSGKVLRVHADGKKVETLGWGLRQPFVGVHPVTGLVTASDQEGFYVPSTPVHIIRDNLYYGYLADMLPKEKYPAPITDPAVWIPHPVNPSAVTQVWANDPRFGPLDGECILIGFNRPELFQILFSDRFTKPQGAAISISRDLEFAPLNGTMNPADGQLYVTGFQNFGTTATRVSGLARLRHTKNAGAVLKECTATQEGVLLEFDVPLDEESLSSPDVFSVERWNYRRTSKYGSPHLKLDGKPGSEWMTASSVYLSQDRKSVFVGLPDMKDGVMQMRLGWGIKSADQASLTHSVYFTPYELAAFDPVKEGFGSIKVDLTPRKAKVAKEEKPSASEGKRLYEMTGCMACHSIDGSGREGKVGPTWKGLYGRERVLTDNSKVKVGNDYLRESILNPSAKVPKEFKNIEAGMPIYEGILSDPQIESLILFIKSLEK